The following DNA comes from Pannonibacter sp. XCT-53.
CGAGGCCCGCAGGCAGCGGGCCCGCCAGCGCCGGGCTGCCCTCCCGGGGGCTGCACGAGTTTCATGCCGCCGCCGCCGATGCGGTCAGCCTGTCCGGGCTGGCGCTCGGGCTTGCGGCCCAGTCCGGCCGCCGGCGTCCGCTGCTGCATGTCGGGCGCAGCCTGTCCGAGGGCGAGACCGGCCCGCTGCATGGCATGGGTCTGGCCGAATTCGGCCTTGATCCGGCCCGCCTCTTGCCGGTCCGCCTGCGTGATCCCGTGGCCGTGCTGCAGGCCGCGCTGGAGGGGGCGGCCTGCGCGGCCCTGGACGCGGTGATCGTCGAGCTGTGGGGCGAGGTCCGGGCCTATGACCTGACCGCCAGCCGCCGTCTGGCGCTCGCCGCCCGCAATTCCGGCGTGCCCGTGTTCGTGCTGCGGGTGGGGGCTGCCCCTGTGGCAAGCGCTGCGGAAACCCGCTGGCAGGTGCGCGCGCTGCCCTCGGTTGCCCTTGCGGCCAATGCGCCGGGACGTCCGGCCTTCGACCTGACCCTTCTGCGGGCCCGCAACGGCCAGGAGGGCTTGCGCTATCATGTGGAGTGGGATCGTGCTCTCTCAAAACTCGTCTCCCGGCCGCTCACCGGCATTGCCCCGGACCGCGACCTCGAAACCGGCTCCGGCGCCGCAGCCCGACGCCGGGCGGCGCTACCTGGCGCTGTGGTTTCCCTTCCTGTCGACCGACAGGGCACGCCGCCATCAGGTCCGCAGCGGCGCGCCGGTTGACACGCGTCCCTTCGTGCTGGTCGAGAAGGCGCGCGGGGCGCTGCGTCTTGCCGCGCTCGACGCCAATGCCGCGCGGCTTGGCCTGCGCACCGGCATGGCGCTGACGGAGGCGCGTGCCGTCCTGCCGGGTCTCCTCACCGGCGAGGCGGCCCCGGAGGCGGATGCGGATCTTCTGGCTGCCGCCGCCTCGGCCTGCGAGATGTTCACCCCGCTCCTGGCCCTGAGGGGCAACGAGGGGCTCTTGCTCGACATCACCGGCTGCGCCCATCTCTTCGGCGGCGAGGTCGGGCTCGGCACCCGGGCGACGCGCCGGCTGCAGCGGCTGGGGCTCACTGTCCGCGCCGCCATTGCCGGCACGCCGCAGGCGGCCTGGGCGCTGGCGCGGGAAAAGCCGGGAACGGTCACCCGGCCCGGTCCGGAGGAGGAGGCCCTGCTGCGCGGCCTGCCTCTCGCCGTGCTCGAACAGGATGCGGAGACCGCGCTGGCGCTGCAGCGCGCCGGGTTCCGCAGTCTGGGAGATCTGGACGAGCGGCCCTCGCACATGCTGTCCGCCCGCTTCGGGGAGGCCTTGCCGGCGGCGCTGCGCCGGGTGCTGGGGCGCGAGGACCTGCGCCTCACGCCCTTGCGCCTGCCGCCCGAAATCATGGCGGAGAAGCATTTTCCCGAGCCGGTCACCGGTCTCGAGGCGCTGCTTGAGGCGCTGCGCACGCTGGCCGGCGATGCCATGGCCGCGCTGGAGCGGCGCGGGGCGGGCGGGCGTGCCTTCGAGGCGGCCTTCTTCCGCAGCGACGGCGAGGTGCGTCGGGTCAGTCTCGAAACCGCGCAGGGCCTGCGCGATGCGGCCCGGCTGGTGCGCCTGCTGGAACTGCGCATCGATGCCCTCGCCGATCCGCTCGACCCCGGTTTCGGCTTCGACGCCCTGCGCCTCGCCGTCCTGCGCAGCGATCCGCTCACCCCGCAGCAGGCGCAGCTCGACGGCTCCAGCGCCGCTGCCGCCGAGGCGGCGGAGGTCGCGGCCCTCGTCGACCGGCTGATGGCCCGCTTCGGCCGGGAGGCCGTGCAACGCCATGTGGCCCGCGACACGCATGACCCGGCGCTCGCCGCCGCCGTGGTGCCCTACCTGTCGGCGGCGGCCGGTGCCTCCTGGGAGCTTGTCGCGCCGGGAGGCGGGGAGGAGCAGGTGCCTCTGCGCCCGCTCACCCTGTTCCGCCAGCCGCAGCCGATCGAGGTCATGGCCGAGGTGCCCGACAGCCCGCCGCTCCGGTTCCGCTGGCGCCATGTGCTGCATGAGGTGACGCGGGCCGAAGGGCCGGAGCGGATCGCGCCGGACTGGTGGCGCCTGCCGCTGCTGCCGGGGGCGCAGCACCTCGCGCCGGTGCCCGTGACGCGGGACTATTACCGGGTGGAGGATGCCCGCGGCCTGCGCTTCTGGCTGTTCCGCGAAGGCTTCTACGAGGATCCGGCCGCGCCGCCGCGCTGGTTCCTGCACGGGCTGTTCGCATGAGCCGCTCCGCTCCGGCCCGTCTCCCGCTGCTGCCCGGCGCCTATGCCGAACTGGCGGCGGCGACGAATTTCTCCTTCCTGCAAGGGGCCTCGCCGGCGGCGGATCTGGTGCTGACCAGCCTGCTGCTGGGCCACACCGGGCTTGGCATTGCCGATCGCAACACGGTGGCCGGCGTGGTCCGGGCCTGGGGCACCTTGCGCGAGCTGCGCGAGGGCGGCGCGCTGCCGCCGCTGAAGCTGCGCCAGGGCGGCAGTCCGGGCGATTACCGCATCGAGCTGCGGCCGCTCGTTCCCGGCGGTGAGGATGCGGCGCTGCGGGCAGAGGTCCAGGCCCGCGCGCAGCGCTTCAGGCTCGTGACCGGGGCCCGGCTCTGCTTTGCCGACGGCACGCCGGACATCGTCACCTATCCGCAGCACCGTGCCGGCTGGGCCCGGCTCTGCCGCCTCCTGACCATCGGCAACCGCCGCGCGGTGAAGGGCTCCTGCCACCTGACGCTCAACGATCTGCTCGAGGATCCCGCCGGCCTCCTCTTCCTTGTCATGCCCGGCCGCCCGCTCGAGCCGGCGCTGGCGCGGGTCCTGAGCCGGCTCGAGGCGGCCGCGCCGGGCGCTGTCTGGCTCGGGGCGGCCATGCCGCGCCGGGGCGATGACCGCCGCCGGCTGGCGGCCCTGGGCGCCCTTGCCGACCAGGGCGGCGTGAAGCTTCTGGCCACCAATGACGTCCTCTACGCCGATCCGCAGCAGCGCCCGCTGCAGGACATCCTCACCTGCATCCGCCTTGGCCGCACGCTGGAAAATGCCGGCCGGCTGCTGGAGGCCAATGCCGAGCGCCACCTCAAGCACGCGGCCGAGATGGCCCGTCTCTTTGCCGACCACCCGTCCGCCCTCCTCGAAACGCAGCGCCTTCTCGCCAGCGTGGAGTTCGATCTTGGCCAGCTCAGCTACCAGTATCCCGACGAGCCGGTGCCGGCCGGCTGGCAGGCACAGTCCTGGCTGGAGGAGCTGACCTTCCGCCATGCGGCCGGGCGCTACCCGGCGGGAATTCCGCCCAAGGTCGAGCGGCTGCTGCATCAGGAGCTGGCGCTCATCGCCAAGCTCAACTATGCGCCGTATTTCCTCACCATCCACGACATCGTCCAGGTGGCGCGCGAGAAGGGCATCCTCTGCCAGGGCCGCGGCTCGGCGGCCAATTCCGCCGTCTGCTACGTGCTGGGCATCACCTCGGTCGATCCGGCCGAGCACAATGTCCTCTTCGCCCGCTTCATCTCCGAGGAGCGCAAGGAGCCGCCGGACATCGACGTGGACTTCGAGCACGAGCGGCGCGAGGAGGTGATCCAGCACATCTATGCCCGCTATGGCCGCGAGCGCGCGGGTCTGGCCGCCACCGTCATCCACTACCGGCCGAAGAGCGCCATCCGCGAGGTCGGCAAGGTGCTGGGGCTGCCGGAGGACGTGACCACGGCCCTGTCCGGCACCCAGTGGGGCAGCTGGGGCTCCGACATCACGCGCAACCAGGTGCGTC
Coding sequences within:
- a CDS encoding Y-family DNA polymerase, coding for MLVEKARGALRLAALDANAARLGLRTGMALTEARAVLPGLLTGEAAPEADADLLAAAASACEMFTPLLALRGNEGLLLDITGCAHLFGGEVGLGTRATRRLQRLGLTVRAAIAGTPQAAWALAREKPGTVTRPGPEEEALLRGLPLAVLEQDAETALALQRAGFRSLGDLDERPSHMLSARFGEALPAALRRVLGREDLRLTPLRLPPEIMAEKHFPEPVTGLEALLEALRTLAGDAMAALERRGAGGRAFEAAFFRSDGEVRRVSLETAQGLRDAARLVRLLELRIDALADPLDPGFGFDALRLAVLRSDPLTPQQAQLDGSSAAAAEAAEVAALVDRLMARFGREAVQRHVARDTHDPALAAAVVPYLSAAAGASWELVAPGGGEEQVPLRPLTLFRQPQPIEVMAEVPDSPPLRFRWRHVLHEVTRAEGPERIAPDWWRLPLLPGAQHLAPVPVTRDYYRVEDARGLRFWLFREGFYEDPAAPPRWFLHGLFA
- a CDS encoding ImuA family protein; this encodes MHDFETLSRMMRQHAGPRPAGSGPASAGLPSRGLHEFHAAAADAVSLSGLALGLAAQSGRRRPLLHVGRSLSEGETGPLHGMGLAEFGLDPARLLPVRLRDPVAVLQAALEGAACAALDAVIVELWGEVRAYDLTASRRLALAARNSGVPVFVLRVGAAPVASAAETRWQVRALPSVALAANAPGRPAFDLTLLRARNGQEGLRYHVEWDRALSKLVSRPLTGIAPDRDLETGSGAAARRRAALPGAVVSLPVDRQGTPPSGPQRRAG